One Diospyros lotus cultivar Yz01 chromosome 1, ASM1463336v1, whole genome shotgun sequence genomic window carries:
- the LOC127790261 gene encoding uncharacterized protein OsI_027940, with protein sequence MSRHPEVKWAERLDKAYITVQLPDAQNAKVNLEPDGVFTFSGSAGAENNLYEVKLDLFDKVNVEDSKVNIGVRSIFCVVEKAEKKWWKKLLRGDGKTPHYVKVDWDKWVDEDDDTGPGDLDLGGMDFSKFGDMGGMGGMGGMGDDFDESDDDEEMPKPEEEDAGKTGEAAKLEEDDKGEGTAEGKVEAAPST encoded by the exons ATGAG TCGGCATCCTGAGGTGAAGTGGGCAGAGAGATTGGACAAGGCTTACATCACTGTTCAATTGCCAGATGCACAGAATGCAAAGGTCAACCTTGAGCCAGATGGAGTTTTTACATTCTCTGGTAGTGCCGGAGCAGAGAACAACCTTTATGAAGTGAAGCTAGACCTTTTTGACAAAGTTAATGTTGAG GACAGCAAAGTAAATATAGGTGTGAGGAGCATATTTTGTGTTGTTGAGAAAGCGGAGAAGAAATGGTGGAAGAAACTTTTGCGTGGAGATGGCAAGACGCCACACTACGTGAAAGTAGACTGGGACAAATGGGTCGATGAAGATGACGATACTG GTCCGGGTGACCTTGATTTGGGAGGGATGGATTTCTCT AAATTTGGTGATATGGGAGGAATGGGAGGAATGGGAGGAATGGGAGATGACTTTGATGAGAGTGATGACG ATGAAGAAATGCCAAAGCCAGAAGAGGAAGATGCTGGGAAGACGGGAGAAGCAGCAAAATTAGAAGAAGATGACAAGGGGGAAGGAACCGCAGAGGGGAAGGTTGAGGCTGCACCAAGCACTTGA